Proteins encoded within one genomic window of Acinetobacter sp. YWS30-1:
- a CDS encoding MATE family efflux transporter: MSNVLIATTRRYELKQLFHLMLPILVTQFSQAGLGLIDTIMAGRLSPTDLAAIAVGVGLWIPVMLLFSGIMIATTPLVAEAKGARTPEKIATIARQSLWVAFILGVIAGLVLQVLPLSLPLLGVPESLQPKAGLFLHAIGFGMPAVTMYAALRGYSEALGYPHPVTAISLMALLLLVPLNFIFMYGVGPIPALGSAGCGFATAILQWLMLLSLALYIFKNRVYQSSQPFSHWEKLNGYWLKRILKLGFPIGLAIFFEVSIFSTAAIVLSPLGETIVAAHQIAISVTSQLFMIPMSLAIALTIRVGTYYGEQNWDAMRRVQGLGLMTATILALLIMLLLWVFRSEIVALYTSDPMVTQIALYLVLFAVAYQLMDAWQISAAGCLRGMQDTKGPMWITMIAYWVIAFPVGVYLSRFGDMGAAGVWVGLIVGLSVACVLLLARLYGNNKRLSQHA; this comes from the coding sequence GTGTCGAATGTTTTGATAGCCACAACCCGTCGTTATGAATTAAAACAGCTGTTCCATCTGATGTTGCCCATTCTGGTCACACAATTCTCCCAGGCAGGTTTGGGCCTGATTGATACCATTATGGCCGGGCGTCTCTCACCAACTGATCTGGCAGCGATTGCGGTTGGTGTCGGCCTCTGGATTCCAGTCATGCTACTCTTCAGTGGCATCATGATCGCCACTACGCCTCTAGTCGCTGAAGCTAAAGGTGCACGTACACCTGAGAAAATTGCCACAATTGCGCGACAATCATTATGGGTCGCATTCATCCTTGGGGTGATTGCGGGTCTGGTTTTACAAGTTTTGCCCCTCTCTTTACCTTTACTAGGTGTCCCAGAAAGCTTGCAACCTAAGGCTGGTCTGTTCCTGCATGCGATTGGTTTTGGTATGCCTGCTGTGACCATGTATGCAGCTTTGCGTGGTTATTCTGAAGCCCTTGGTTATCCACATCCGGTCACTGCCATTAGCCTCATGGCGCTACTGCTTTTGGTTCCATTAAACTTCATTTTTATGTATGGAGTTGGCCCTATTCCGGCACTGGGCAGTGCCGGTTGTGGTTTTGCCACAGCAATTCTGCAATGGTTAATGTTACTCAGCTTGGCGCTGTATATTTTTAAAAATCGGGTTTATCAAAGTAGTCAGCCATTTAGTCACTGGGAAAAGCTGAACGGATATTGGCTGAAACGGATTTTAAAGCTGGGCTTTCCGATCGGACTGGCAATTTTCTTTGAAGTGAGTATTTTTAGTACCGCAGCGATAGTCTTGAGCCCATTGGGTGAAACCATTGTGGCCGCTCACCAGATTGCTATTTCTGTTACCTCACAGCTGTTCATGATTCCGATGTCTCTCGCCATTGCACTAACCATTCGGGTGGGAACTTATTATGGTGAACAGAACTGGGATGCCATGCGTAGAGTACAAGGCTTAGGTCTGATGACCGCGACGATTTTGGCTCTGCTCATCATGTTATTACTCTGGGTGTTCCGTAGTGAAATCGTAGCGCTTTATACCTCTGATCCTATGGTGACCCAGATTGCGCTTTATCTGGTGCTCTTTGCAGTGGCCTATCAGCTGATGGATGCCTGGCAGATCAGTGCTGCAGGTTGCTTACGCGGTATGCAGGATACCAAAGGCCCAATGTGGATCACCATGATTGCCTATTGGGTGATTGCCTTCCCGGTGGGGGTTTATTTGTCCCGGTTTGGAGATATGGGGGCGGCAGGCGTCTGGGTCGGACTGATTGTCGGTCTCAGTGTGGCTTGTGTCCTGCTGCTGGCACGGCTTTATGGTAATAATAAACGTTTAAGCCAGCATGCCTAA
- a CDS encoding DUF1737 domain-containing protein, giving the protein MKVYRYFTGKDDVNFCARVTKALNEGYELYGAPTMTFNGTDVIVGQVVIKEVADESEVPQGLKDALNQ; this is encoded by the coding sequence ATGAAAGTCTATCGATATTTTACTGGTAAAGATGATGTGAATTTTTGTGCCCGTGTGACCAAGGCACTCAATGAAGGCTATGAACTTTATGGTGCACCGACCATGACCTTTAATGGAACAGATGTCATTGTCGGGCAAGTGGTGATTAAGGAAGTGGCGGATGAGTCCGAGGTTCCACAGGGATTAAAAGATGCGTTAAATCAGTAA